CGAGACACGTTGGAGCGCCGCTCGCCCGGCCGGGGCGCGACGCGAGGCCCCTCGCCGCGAGGACCGTACCGCCCCGTACCGGGGCGCTGTACCGGTACACCCCGGGGGGACCAAACGACGCGACATTTGTGAATGATTTCAAGGCAATGAGCTCTGGCACGAGGCGCGCAATGGGGGTCTCCCATGAAGACGCTGCACACCGCTCTCCTCGCTCTCTCGTTCACCACTCTCTCCGCCGTCGTCGGGTGCTCGGCCCCGACCGACGCGACCTCCTCGGACGTGGGCCCGGCCCCCGTCGTGACGAAGACCAAGCGCCACACCGTCGTCGTCGGCGAGGATCACGAGATCGTTGCCCGCCGCGAGTCGCTCCGCGTGAAGAAGGCGTTCGGCGTGAAGGCGCTCGGGTCGGAGACGCCCGCGGGCCCGGCCACGTTCGTCCGCTCGAGCGGCACGGTGGTCGCGAACCCGCGCGTCGACGGCGCGCTCACGATCGCCTTGGCTCGCGGCGTCGGCGGCGCTCCTGCGGCGGTGGCGGCGGGCGGTGTGGTCTCGTCGGATCCGAGCGTCGCGACGGCGACGGTCTCGGGCGCGGAGCTCTCGGTCTCGCTCACGGGAAAGCTCGGGAACACGTACCTCACGACGTTCGATGCGGCGGGCAACGCGACGGCGAAGGTCATGATCCTCTCGGCCGTCGCTCAGCCTGGCACGGCCATCGTCGACGACGAGGCGCTCGAGCCCGAGGCGCTCCAGGTCGGCGACTACGGTGTCCCCGAGCAGCTCGCGACCGACTTCGGCGCCCGCACGAACGACCAGGCGCTCGCCGCCCTCTACGCCGCCACGCCGGGATCGAACCAGCGCGTCGGCGCGATGACCTTCGCCTCGCAGGACGCGTACCGGGCCTTTGCGAAGGCCGCCATCGACGCGGTCGGCATGGGCCCGAGCGGCGTGCGCGCCATCTACTTCCCCAAGAAAGACCTGCTCGTCACGACGGTGCACGGCGACATGACCGGCACGGGCACGCCCGGTGGCTCGTACGAGGTCTCGATCGGCGCGGCGGTGTCGCAGGCGGACTTCGCGAGCTACGTCGACTTCGGTGGCGTGCTCACCTCGAGCCCGCTCCACGACGCGAACGCGGTCGAGACGGGCGCGCTGTCGTTCACGTCGGGGGGCGCGAGCCTCGGCGCGACCGCCCCCGTCACGTTGGGTGTCGTGCTCGCCGACGGGCGCCGCGTGATGGCCTCGGAGGCGGCGTTCGGCGAGGCCCAAAAGAAGGCCGTGCGGCACATCGTCGCCTATCCGCAGCCCGGCGAGCCCCTCGGCGAGGCGCTCACCTGCGAGACGTCGAAGTCGGCCGGCGCGATCGACTGGAGCGCGCTCTACTCGACGGCCGAGACCAAGCTCGTGGCCGACGCGAAGTGGAACGGCGGCAAGCCCAGCATCGCGCTCGACCTCACCCCGCAGGTGCGCGTGGGTGGCCAGATCGGGTTCGCCGGGAGCTTCGAAGGGACGTGCGAGAAGACGATGTTCGAGGTCCCCGTCGCCGAGTGGGGCATCCCGCTCTTCGGCAACGTGGCGGTGAACGCGCCGGTGAAGGTCGAATTCAAGGTGAAGGCCGACGGCTCGGTGACCGTGATGACGCCGCGGGTGGAGCTCGGGAGCGCCGCCGACACCTCGAAGCCTGGAAAAATCGGCTTCTCGTACGCGGTGGGGGGAAAGTTCACGGTCGACCGGGACCTCGCGATGAAGACCTCGTACACGTCGCTCGGGGCGGTCGAGGGCTCGGCGCAGGGCAACGCGCATGTCGAGGTGGAGGCAGGCATCGCCGCGGCGTTGGGGCTCGAGGCGCAGGTGAAGGCCTGGATTTTCAAGGCGAGCGTGCGGGCGGACCTGGGCGACGTGACCTTCGGCGTGAAGGACGAGGCCGACCTCACCGTGTACCCCGCGAGCATGACGTACGACGCGTCGAACACGTTCGAGCTGGGCCTCTTCCCTCGCCTCGCGCCGACGCTGCACGTGGACACCTCGTTCTTCCACAAGTCGTTCAACCTGTTCTCGGTCGACCTGGGAGACATCTCCTTCTACGACGAGCGCTCGACGCCGAAGGGCCAGAAGCTCTTTTCCAAGGAGACCGTGACCCAGACGAAGACGCAGGACGGCACGCCCGTCGCCTACGTGCAGGCGAGCGACCACATCGAGATCCGAGACATGGGAGACATCGCGAGCGTCGAGTCGGTCGTGACGAGCATCATGGGCGGTGAGTACCGGCGGTTCGTCGACCCGCAGATCACGGCGGGCATCTCGGGGGCGCGGATCAACATGACCGGCATCGACACGAACAAGCTGGCGCGAGCCTACCAGGCCAATGGCCAAGGGACCTTGCTCGGGGAGTCGGACCTGGACGTCCACATGACGAACGGGAAGACCGTGCGGGTGTTCCTGGGCACGGGGATGTGAGCGAGGGGCGGGAGGGAGGGGAGCGTCGAGGGCGTCGCGGGAGCACCGCGGCGCCCTCCGCCGTTTCGAAGGGCCGTCCGGCCTTCGGGTGGTCTCGCGGGAGAGCCGACCGACGTTCGCGCTAAGTCCTTGATATCGCTCGGACGGGCCGGGAAGTCCCTGACGGGGAAGAGCCGACCGACGTTCGCGCTAAGTCCTTGATATCGCTCGGGCGGGCCGGGAAGAGTCGACCGACGTTCGCGCTAAGTCTCTGAAATCGCTCGATTGTGATCGCTCGTCGGCTCAGGCCCGGCGGACCGCCTGGATGACCACGTGCTCGAGGGGCGCGTCCTTCGAGAAGGGGCCGCTCGCGCCGGTGGGCACGGCGACGATCGCGTCGACCACGCCCATGCCGTCGGTGACCTCGCCGAAGACGGCGTACCCGTAGCCGGCTTGGGTCTTGGCGGTGTGATCGAGGAACGCGTTGTCGGCGACGTTGACGAAGAACTGGGCCGTGGCCGAGTGCGGATCGCTCGTGCGGGCCATGGCCACGGTGCCGCGGAGGTTCTTGCGGCCGTTGTGGGCCTCGTTCTCGACGGGGGCGCGCACGGGCTTCTTCTCGAGGGCCGTGTCGTAGCCGCCGCCCTGCGCCATGAACCCCGGGATCACGCGGTGGAACACGGTGCCCGTGTAGTGGCCCGCGTCGACGTACGCGAGGAAGCTCGCGACCGTGGCCGGGGCCTTCGCGGGGTCGAGGAGGAGGGTGAAGCTGCCGAGGCTCGTGTCGACGACGACGGTGGTCATGGGACTACGTTACCCCGGTTCGAGCTGCAGCGAGCGGAGAGCCACGCGACGACGTCGGCCTCGACCCGGGCGTGCTCGGGCTCGTGCAGCAGGTCGTGGACATAGCCGGGGTAGAGCGTGAGGGTCTTGTCGGTCGAGAGGGCCGAAGCGTGGAGGCGCTTCGATCCTCCGGGCTCGGTGACCTCGTCGGCCGTTCCGTGCATGACGAGCAAGGGGACGCGCAGGTGTGCGCCGGCGTCGCGGAGATCGGCGATGGCCGAGACGAGCTCGGACGCCGTACGAGCGGGCGCAGGGCTCGTGTAGACGAGAGGGTCGGCCTTGCACGCGGCGACGACACGTGGGTCTCGCGAGAACTTGTCGAGGTCGAGCGAGAAGACCCCGGCTTCGGGGAAGAGCGCCGCGGTGAGGTGCGTGGAGCCCTTGAGCACGAGCCCGGTGCGCTCGGTCGACAGGGCAGGTGCGCTGAGCACGAGGCCCGCGATGCCGCGGCGCCCCGATCGAGCGACCTCGGGGAGCCGAAACGCCGCGTAGGTGGTGACGATCGCGCCCCCCATGCTGTGGCCGAAGAGAAAGACTCGCCTGTCGGCCTCGCGCGCGTGCACGGCGTCGACGAACGCTTCGGTGTCGTCCACGTAGTCGCCGAAGGCGTGGGCGTACGCGCGCATTCCGGCCGATCGGCCATGTCCGCGGAGGTCGACCGCGTGGACGGAGAAGCCTGCCTCGGCGGCGCGCCTGGCGAGCGCGTCGTAGCGCTCGCCGTGATCGAGGAGGCCGTGGACGAGCGCGAGGGCGCCCCGTGGCGTCGACCGGGGACGCCAGACGCGCACGAAGAGGGGCGTGCCGTCTTTCGCCTCGATGAAGTACGTGTCGGTGACGACCGTGGCCGAGTCTTGGAGGTGGGGGGCGGCACGCAGGGGGAGCGTGGGCGGGCCGCAGCCAACGAGGGCGAGCGCAGCGACGAGACCCGCGAGCACGAGGATTCGGGGCGTCATGCTCCGAGGCTATCGACCTTCCGCCCCATTGGCATGGGTCGAACGCCCCACGGAGGTGCTGCCCCTGACAGGCCTGTCGCGCCGGTGTGACGGCCTCGCTGCACCTGGGGCAAAAAACGCCGAGGAGCGAGGGCTCGCGGGCTGGCCCGGGGCGTGCTTAGACGGTCGCCATGACTTTCTCTTCAAACGTACGGCGCGCTTGGCTCGCCGCGGTCGCGGTGGGGCTCGGCTCCGCGGCTACGGCCTGTTACGAGGACCCCGGGGTGGTCTACGGCGAGATCAGCCGGAGCAACCAGTTCCGGTACGTGTGCGACGGATCCGCGGCCGTGGGCGACTGCACGACCACCGCCATCGAGTTCCCGAGGGCGATCGCGCAGGGCGGCCTCTTCCGGCTCGCGATCGACGGGTCGAGCTCGAACGAAGTGACGTCGCTCCGGCCCATCTCGGACGAGGTCGTGGGCTCGCGGCCGAACGGTCAGTGGGTGTGCGGGACCGAAGGCACGGCGGGTTTCGTGGCGTTCGACCGCGACGGCGATGTGGTCGACTACGTGCACATTCCGGTCGAGGCGCCGACGAGCTTGGGTGTCGAGGAGTATACGTCGGCGACCGGCTCTTCGACGTCGCGGGGGAAGGGCGTACCGGTGCAGCGGGTGTCGGTGCCCGAGGGGAAAGAGCTCGTCGTGGCCGTGGTGCCGACGGGCAAGAGCGGGTTGCCCCTCGCGGGCGCGCTCACGTACGCCTGGACGACCGGGGCCGAGGGCGTCGCGACGGTGACGGCGCTGGGGAGCCCGGCGAACCCGAGCGCCTTCGTGCGCATCGCGGGGCAGAAACAGGGCACGACTCGCCTGCGCGTCGAGGGCGCGGGCCTCACCACCGAGATCGAAGTGAGGGTTCCATGAAGAAGCGCATTTTTGCAGCCTTGGGTGTTGCCGCGCTGTCGCTCCTCGCGTGTGCGCCGTCGTACTCGCACCTCGAGGAGGTGGGCGACAACGAGTACAACGCGCGAAGGTTCGACGGGTCACAGCCGCTCCAGGTCGGCGTGGGTTGGTCGGCGCGGCTCCGCGCGCTCGACACGAGCGACGAGCCGCATCGGTTCGACATCCGCGCGACCGACGAGAGCCGCCTCGTGGTCGCGCCGGTCTCGACGACGAAGGACACGGACTACGAGGCCGAGGGGGGTGTGAGGTTCGCGTTCTTGCCGCGGAAGGTGGGCCGGGCGGATATCGAGGTGGTGGTCGATGGGCAGGTGGCCGAGGTGATTTCGCTCACGGTGTCGCCGCAGCGATAGGGGGCGGCGGGGGCGGCGAGAGATCCGACCGACGTTGGCGCTAAGTGAAAAGATCCAACCGACGTTGGCGCTAAGTCGTTGAAAATACATTGACCCCGACCTCTTGAGCCAAGCGCCACGTCCCCAACGGAAAGAACACGTCTCGCACACCGCTCCGTAGCGCGCGAAACGCCTCGCGATACGCCCCCAAGAACGCGGCCCGCACCTTCGCCGCCATGGTCGCCATCTCGACGTTTCCGCCCGCCGCGAATGACGGGTTCCGCGCCCCGACCTTCTCGAACGACGACGCACGCGTCGTGTGCGGCACCGCGAAAATCCACTCCATCGAGCGCACGAACTTCCCGGCTTTTCGTGCGATGCGCCGCGCCTCGTCGACCGCCGCTTCCACCGCCGCTACGATTCGTGCACGCGCGCCCTCGTGCCCCGCGTTCGCTTCGAGCGAGCGCGGCACCGTGATCGCTATCTCCGCCGACGCCGGCCACCGCTTGTTTTCCGCGTCGAAGTACACCGCGGGCCGCTCGACGCGGATGGTCCGCGTGCCGATGTCGGTCGCGGCGAGCGTCACACCGGGCCAATCCTCCGGCCGCGCGACAAGCCCCGCGGCCACCGCGTTCGAGAGGGTGTAGCCGATCTTCTGCAGCACGGCGTCGTCGCCGTAGAGCGCTACGACGCTGGCACCTTCGCGCGAGAAGACCTCCTCCGGCCATCCGCGCAGCACCTTGATCGCGTTCGCCATGAGGCGATTTCGCTGAGACAGAAATTTTGGGAGCTCGCCGCGGGTGTCGGTGAGCACCTCGTGCATGTGATTCGAGAGGACCTGAACCGCGTGGATCTCGATGCCAAATTCGGCCGCGAGCAGGGCGGTGGCGTACCAGTAGACTGCGAGCAAGACGCGCCGCTTGTCGGGGTTCATGAGGAAGTGGCGGCGCGTGGTCCTGCGCGTGACGAGGTAGGTGGTGCCGGGGGCGATGCGTCGAGGGGTAGACATGGCGTCCCCCCTTGCAGTCCTCGCGCCAATGCGAAGCAGTTGAAATCATTGATAGAGAACGCCGTTGGACCTGGCCCGGGCCACTTTTCGGGGTGGCCTGGCCACTCACGCAGCTCATGCGTTGCACCGGGCTGCGTTCCCAATCTAGAGTCGCTGTCAGTCGAAGTCGTTTCGCAGACTTAGCGCCAACGTCGGTCGGGTCTCCTACGGTCGGGTCTCCTAGGCGGGTCTCAACGTCGGTCGGGTCTCCTGGGCGGGTCTCATCTCGTCGGTCGGGTCGCGGGGTGGTCGGGTCTCCAGTCTCGTCGCAGACTTAGCGCCAACGTCGGTCGGATCCGACCCGGCGAGTCCGACCGACGACTCGGGGCGGAAGACTCGGCGAGGGCGGCGCGCGAGGCGGTCATCCGGGCGGAGATCTCGCCCCGGCCAGTCTCATCGCACACTTAACTTAGCGCCGAGCCCCCCTCAGCCTCTTGTCGACCTCGGCCACCGACGCGTCGAGCCAGGACTCGCGCGTCGCGAACGTCTCGGGAGCCTGCCAATCGAGCCGAATGGGCGCTCCCTCGAGCGGAGGCTTGCCCTTGAACCCTTCGTGCGAGAGCGCGAGCCGAAAGAGCCCGAGCACACGACCGTCGGGCCCGCGCATGGGGAATTCGTGCCTTACGGAGGTGAAGCCATGCATAGGCTGTTTGCCGACGATAGGCCCCATTCCGTACTCCGCCCAGATCACCGAGAGGGCGTCGCAACTGGACGTGCACTCGGGCCCCGTGACGAGACCGACGGGCGCCTCGGTCACGCGCTCGGCGGGACGGGGCCCGCGCAGCCCTTCGCAGCCCTCTCCGGTGCACAAGAACGGATACGTGAGCCACCCGTCGCCCCGCTTCGCGGCCTCGAGGTAGCGCTTCGTGAGCGGGCCGTCGCCGTAGAGGAACTGGCGAGCCTCGTCTTCTGCGAAGTCCGCCGAGACCCGCACGGTCACGAGCTCGTGTTGCCACGGCCGCTTCGCGAACCAGCTCAAGAACACGAAGGGGTTATTGCCCCCATGGTTCTCGTGCACGTCGAGCACGACGCGCTTGGCCCCCGCGAGATCGCGCACGAGGCCGTCGTGGTCGACACGCACCCAGCGGAGCTGCGCGGACGAGTCGCGTGCAGGATACATAAACGAGACGAAGCGCACGATGCGTGTGCCTTGCGCAG
The DNA window shown above is from Myxococcales bacterium and carries:
- a CDS encoding peptidylprolyl isomerase; protein product: MTTVVVDTSLGSFTLLLDPAKAPATVASFLAYVDAGHYTGTVFHRVIPGFMAQGGGYDTALEKKPVRAPVENEAHNGRKNLRGTVAMARTSDPHSATAQFFVNVADNAFLDHTAKTQAGYGYAVFGEVTDGMGVVDAIVAVPTGASGPFSKDAPLEHVVIQAVRRA
- a CDS encoding alpha/beta hydrolase — protein: MTPRILVLAGLVAALALVGCGPPTLPLRAAPHLQDSATVVTDTYFIEAKDGTPLFVRVWRPRSTPRGALALVHGLLDHGERYDALARRAAEAGFSVHAVDLRGHGRSAGMRAYAHAFGDYVDDTEAFVDAVHAREADRRVFLFGHSMGGAIVTTYAAFRLPEVARSGRRGIAGLVLSAPALSTERTGLVLKGSTHLTAALFPEAGVFSLDLDKFSRDPRVVAACKADPLVYTSPAPARTASELVSAIADLRDAGAHLRVPLLVMHGTADEVTEPGGSKRLHASALSTDKTLTLYPGYVHDLLHEPEHARVEADVVAWLSARCSSNRGNVVP
- a CDS encoding transposase, with amino-acid sequence MSTPRRIAPGTTYLVTRRTTRRHFLMNPDKRRVLLAVYWYATALLAAEFGIEIHAVQVLSNHMHEVLTDTRGELPKFLSQRNRLMANAIKVLRGWPEEVFSREGASVVALYGDDAVLQKIGYTLSNAVAAGLVARPEDWPGVTLAATDIGTRTIRVERPAVYFDAENKRWPASAEIAITVPRSLEANAGHEGARARIVAAVEAAVDEARRIARKAGKFVRSMEWIFAVPHTTRASSFEKVGARNPSFAAGGNVEMATMAAKVRAAFLGAYREAFRALRSGVRDVFFPLGTWRLAQEVGVNVFSTT